In Gadus macrocephalus chromosome 4, ASM3116895v1, the following proteins share a genomic window:
- the rint1 gene encoding LOW QUALITY PROTEIN: RAD50-interacting protein 1 (The sequence of the model RefSeq protein was modified relative to this genomic sequence to represent the inferred CDS: deleted 1 base in 1 codon), with protein sequence MDAAVTQDDGKMQKSTNKPNFVPETNEDPASESGHDETHHDFVLDFVQKELGGDLKSLKNVAELLEKVRAEKEMLEEQVLSASSASPLKVSAALDAAEEAQATMTSLLKRQAVLSNGLDQHLQEAEPWVAELCQNIDHVDTMERSMRYMQCLQHIEELSDRIQQCLMTNSVWEAIDSVAAMATLDAGLQASLCRHLQAFLRATLRFWHKIIKDRLASDFEELLTLLHWPSISPPMQPLAPPANAQEISSQLDLLVSQLMALQTSDDLISEKALTTLPGVPQASPLSLPVQVMVLPLTKRFRYHFTGNRTTNSLGKPEWYLTQILMWMGNNSAFMDDKIQPILDRTGANVNARGELCRGLLSLAQEKLTHDLPRLLYDDTLFCHLVDRCEVLQFEKELRSTHAYPAALPGLLHIPLEDATLQKWLTVERKMALEKVDSMLSGEGAWSCQYRDISDVDELKAPDCAETFMTLLLVITDRYRALPCSRAQLKFLDLQRELVDDFRIRLTQVMKEESRSPLSPRYSAILNAANYISTVLADWADNVFFLQLQQAVVSLGEVEAEGGRPVLGPMEAGRLASLEGSLFESLLALLDRLRGDMIGRLLDTVMKDVREKAQLYRQDRWLSLPSQCDQATMSLSSSACPMMLCVRDHLLTLQQRLCGPLFQTAWQGLADRLNSFLYQDVVLYNHFNEGGAAQLQFDMTRNLFPLFGHYCKRPENFFKHVKEACIVLSLSIGSALLLRDLLREALEGSVSLDRERPGGAAEGAGPGAGGPSPEQALNELGVYRLAPGDVLILLNLRASWPGQ encoded by the exons AGAAAGTGCGAGCGGAGAAGGAGATGTTGGAGGAGCAG GTGTTGTCCGCTTCCAGTGCTTCGCCTCTGAAAGTGTCCGCAGCACTTGACGCGGCAGAAGAGGCCCAAGCAACGATGACGAGCCTGCTGAAGAGACAGGCCGTCCTCTCCAACGGCCTCGATCAG CATCTACAGGAGGCCGAGCCCTGGGTAGCCGAGCTGTGCCAGAACATCGACCATGTGGACACTATGGAGAGGAGTATGAGATACATGCAGTGTCTTCAGCATATTGAGGAACTCAG tgacCGCATACAGCAGTGCCTGATGACCAACAGCGTGTGGGAGGCCATCGACTCGGtggctgccatggcaacccTGGACGCCGGGCTGCAGGCGTCCCTCTGCCGTCACCTGCAGGCCTTCCTGAGAGCAACGCTGCGCTTCTGGCACAAGATCATCAAGGATCGTCTAGCAAG TGACTTCGAGGAACTGTTAACTCTTCTTCACTGGCCGTCCATCTCGCCGCCCATGCAGcctctggcgccccctgccAACGCGCAGGAGATCAGCAGCCAGCTGGACCTCCTGGTGTCCCAGCTGATGGCTTTACAGACGTC TGACGACCTCATATCGGAGAAGGCGCTGACCACGCTGCCGGGCGTGCCCCAGGCCTCGCCGCTCTCCCTGCCCGTCCAGGTCATGGTGCTGCCGCTCACCAAACGCTTCCGCTACCACTTCACCGGCAACCGCACCACCAACTCCCTGGGAAAG ccTGAGTGGTACCTGACCCAGATTCTCATGTGGATGGGGAACAACTCGGCCTTCATGGATGACAAGATCCAGCCCATTCTGGACCGGACTGGAGCCAACGTCAACGCCAGG GGGGAGCTGTGTCGCGGCCTGCTCAGCCTGGCCCAGGAGAAGCTGACCCACGACCTGCCCCGGCTGCTCTACGACGACACCCTCTTCTGCCACCTGGTGGAC AGGTGCGAGGTGCTGCAGTTCGAGAAGGAGCTGCGCAGCACACACGCGTACCCGGCGGCGCTGCCCGGCCTGCTGCACATCCCCCTGGAGGACGCCACGCTGCAGAAGTGGCTCACCGTGGAGAGGAAGA TGGCGCTGGAGAAGGTGGACTCCATGCTTTCGGGCGAGGGCGCGTGGAGCTGTCAGTACCGGGACATCAGCGACGTGGACGAGCTGAAGGCCCCTGACTGTGCAGAGACCTTCATGACCCTTCTGCTGGTCATCACCG ACCGCTACCGCGCCCTCCCCTGCTCGCGTGCCCAGCTCAAGTTCCTGGACCTGCAGAGGGAGCTGGTGGACGACTTCCGCATCCGTCTCACCCAG GTGATGAAGGAGGAGTCCCGCTCCCCGCTGAGCCCCCGCTACAGCGCCATCCTCAACGCCGCCAACTACATCTCCACCGTGCTCGCCGACTGGGCCGACAACGTG ttcttcctgcagctgcagcaggcGGTGGTGTCCCTGGgcgaggtggaggcggagggggggcgGCCCGTCCTGGGCCCCATGGAGGCGGGGCGTCTGGCGTCCCTGGAGGGGTCGCTGTTCGAGTCCCTGCTCGCGCTGCTGGACCGGCTGCGGGGCGACATGATTGGCCGGCTGCTGGACACCGTCATGAAGGACGTGCGGGAGAAGGCCCAGCTGTACCGCCAGGACAG GTGGCTGTCGCTGCCCTCCCAGTGCGACCAGGCCACCATGTCCCTGTCCAGCTCCGCGTGTCCCATGATGCTTTGCGTGCGGGACCACCTGCTGACCCTCCAGCAGCGGCTGTGCGGACCCCTCTTCCAGACGGCCTGGCAGGGCCTCGCCGACCGGCTCAACAGCTTCCTGTACCAGGAC gtggtgTTGTATAACCATTTCAACGAGGGCGGGGCAGCCCAGCTCCAGTTTGACATGACCAGGAATCTGTTTCCTCTGTTCGGCCACTACTGCAAGAGACCCGAGAACTTCTTTAAGCA tgTGAAGGAGGCGTGCATCGTCCTGAGCCTGAGCATCGGCTCGGCCCTGCTGCTCCGGGACCTCCTGCGGGAGGCGCTGGAGGGGAGCGTCTCCCTGGACCGGGAGCGCCCGGGCGGGGCcgcggagggggcggggccgggggcggggggacCCTCCCCGGAGCAGGCGCTCAACGAGCTGGGGGTCTACCGCCTGGCCCCCGGCGACGTGCTCATCCTGCTCAACCTGCGGGCGTCCTGGCCCGGCCAGTGA
- the LOC132455582 gene encoding protein shisa-like-1a: MTSHRRWFLHVRAAIFVLVSTAALSSQLRVCETYTDHTGHSHFGFHCPRLSDNRTLLFCCHHNNTAFKYCCNETEFRGITDVNASFSASSKHTQNDYAAVIGVWVYGFFVLALILVDFLYYAAVHSELCRDYLVAAGLGGAWLTQVNVWIGH, translated from the exons ATGACGTCCCACCGTCGCTGGTTCCTCCATGTCCGCGCGGCGATCTTCGTCCTGGTCTCCACCGCTG CCCTCTCCAGTCAGTTACGAGTGTGCGAGACCTACACCGACCACACGGGGCACTCTCACTTCGGCTTCCACTGCCCCCGCCTGTCAGACAACAGGACCCTTCTGTTCTGCTGTCACCATAACAACACGGCCTTCAAGTACTGCTGCAATGAGACGGAGTTCCGAGGCATCACGGACGTCAACGCCAGCTTCTCCGCCTCCAGCAAGCACACTCAGAA TGACTACGCGGCCGTGATCGGGGTGTGGGTCTACGGGTTCTTTGTGCTGGCGCTGATCCTGGTGGACTTCCTGTACTACGCTGCGGTACACAGTGAGCTCTGCAGGGACTACCTGGTGGCGGCGGGCCTGGGGGGGGCATGGCTGACCCAGGTGAATGTCTGGATAGGACATTAA